From one Anopheles bellator chromosome 1, idAnoBellAS_SP24_06.2, whole genome shotgun sequence genomic stretch:
- the LOC131207721 gene encoding larval cuticle protein 65Ag1-like, producing MKLTLALVVLVAAVAVAVPVPDKNAQTLKFDSAVNVDSYNYQYETSNGISAQETGELKNFGSEASALAVRGSFSFTADDGQVYTVNYIADENGFQPEGEHLPKK from the coding sequence ATGAAGCTCACGTTGGCCCTTGTCGTCCTGGTAgctgccgtcgccgtggccgtcccGGTGCCGGACAAGAACGCCCAGACGCTCAAGTTTGACAGCGCCGTGAACGTGGACAGCTACAACTACCAGTACGAGACGAGCAACGGCATCTCGGCCCAGGAGACCGGCGAGCTGAAGAACTTCGGAAGCGAAGCGTCTGCGCTGGCGGTACGCGGCAGCTTCAGCTTcacggccgacgatggccaggTGTACACCGTGAACTACATCGCCGACGAGAATGGGTTCCAGCCGGAAGGGGAGCACCTCCCGAAGAAGTAG
- the LOC131213189 gene encoding endocuticle structural glycoprotein ABD-5-like — protein sequence MQTPAMLAVLVLAAVVASGLAAPAEEKDAQVLKYDNDHNGIDGYNFQFDTSNGIQRQEQAELKQFDAENSALVVRGSYSFTADDGQVYTVNYVADETGYHPEAPHLPK from the coding sequence ATGCAGACTCCAGCGATGCTCGCCGTTCTGGtgctcgccgccgtcgtagcCAGCGGACTGGCGGCGCCCGCCGAGGAGAAGGATGCGCAGGTGCTGAAGTACGACAACGACCACAACGGCATCGATGGTTACAACTTCCAGTTTGACACCAGCAACGGCATCCAGCGGCAGGAGCAGGCTGAGCTGAAGCAGTTCGACGCCGAGAACTCGGCCCTCGTCGTGCGGGGCTCGTACTCGTtcacggccgacgacggccaggTCTACACCGTGAACTACGTAGCGGACGAGACGGGATACCACCC
- the LOC131216696 gene encoding flexible cuticle protein 12-like: MKMFLALVALSILSAVLAAPLDDSRNAEILRYSSENIGIDGYRFEFETSDGTSRREEAELRNAGTDSEAIVVRGSYSYTGPDGTVYVINYVADENGFQPEGAHIPK, encoded by the exons ATGAAGATG TTTCTGGCACTAGTGGCGCTGAGTATCCTGTCCGCCGTGCTGGCCGCTCCGTTGGATGACTCCCGAAATGCCGAGATCCTGCGGTACAGCAGCGAAAACATTGGCATCGATGGATATCGCTTCGA GTTCGAAACGAGCGATGGTACGAGCCGGAGAGAGGAGGCCGAACTGCGCAACGCCGGCACGGACAGTGAGGCGATAGTGGTCCGCGGTTCGTACTCGTACACCGGTCCCGATGGCACCGTGTACGTGATCAACTACGTGGCGGACGAGAACGGTTTCCAGCCGGAAGGAGCCCACATTCCGAAGTGA